One window of the Ictidomys tridecemlineatus isolate mIctTri1 chromosome 11, mIctTri1.hap1, whole genome shotgun sequence genome contains the following:
- the LOC144368624 gene encoding uncharacterized protein LOC144368624 — protein MGRDLLTKLRARITLNPDGPQVKFLNPSVKTMSVDDEHQLFTPSKTDQMGKLPQKWIIDYPDAWAETAGLVKKPGGDYHPVQDLREVNNRVQDIHPTVPNPYNLLSTLNPELKWYTVLDLKDAFYCLPLHKDSQLLFAFEWVDPETGTSGQLTWTRLLQGFKNSPTLFDEALHRDLNNFRTTHPEVTLLQYVDDLLPAADTKENWEQQSGGLTASEYPGNLSPQETDTKLLDSTGHSLQFQKALHYVKDVHQLTHLGSKKLQAFLKDQEQKFPLTDTQRKKIAERVIRACWVCQFVNAYPSKLPTGKRL, from the exons ATGGGAAgagatctgctcaccaaactTCGGGCCAGAATAACCTTAAACCCTGATGGTCCCCAAGTGAAATTTCTAAACCCTTCAGTAAAAACTATGTCAGTAGAtgatgaacatcaactcttcacgCCCTCTAAGACTGATCAAATGGGCAAACTACCCCAGAAATGGATAATAGATTACCCcgatgcctgggcagaaactgctggATTAG TGAAGAAACCAGGAGGAGACTATCACCCTGTGCAAGACTTAAGGGAGGTCAACAACAGAGTacaggacattcaccccacagtacctaaTCCATATAATCTGCTCAGTACTCTAAATCCTGAGCTAAAATGGTATACTGTCTTGGACTTAAAAGATGCCTTCTATTGTTTGCCTTTACATAAGGACAGCCAGCTACTGTTTGCCTTCGAGTGGGTGGATCCAGAAACAGGAACATCTGGCCAGCTAACCTGGACTAGACTCCTacaggggttcaaaaactcccccactctctttGATGAAGCCCTCCACAGGGACCTCAATAACTTCAGGACTACACACCCAGAAGTCACCCTGcttcaatatgtggatgacctgctGCCAGCAGCTGACACCAAGGAGAACT GGGAACAACAGTCAGGAGGTTTGACTGCGTCGGAGTACCCAGGCAACTTATCACCACAGGAAACTGACACTAAACTCCTTGACTCCACTGGGCATAGCCTGCAATTTCAAAAAGCCCTACACTATGTTAAAGATGTGCAtcaactcactcaccttggttcaaagaaactACAGGCATTCCTGAAGGATCAAGAGCAGAAATTTCCGCTGACCGACACACAACGGAAAAAAATAGCCGAACGGGTAATAAGAGCCTGCTGGGTCTGTCAATTTGTTAATGCTTACCCTTCCAAGCTTCCCACAGGAAAACGCCTATGA